From the genome of Thermogutta terrifontis, one region includes:
- a CDS encoding NuoI/complex I 23 kDa subunit family protein, protein MKPDSSEIRWVDEPPLTPAERSYLPLFIEGLTTTLRHLFSPKITVQFPEERHEFPDPIIYRGVHRLNRDEQGRVKCVACFLCATACPAHCIDIVAAPSPWPDREKYPVVFNIDMLRCIFCGMCEEACPVDAIELTSLYDLSGKSREEMIFDKEKLLSVYDQTKDLEPPRWMREQDVVEDQKTDSASGET, encoded by the coding sequence ATGAAGCCCGATAGCTCTGAAATACGCTGGGTGGACGAGCCGCCGCTGACGCCGGCTGAGCGGTCCTATTTGCCTCTCTTCATCGAAGGACTGACGACCACATTGCGCCATCTATTCAGTCCCAAGATCACGGTGCAATTTCCCGAAGAGCGCCACGAGTTTCCTGATCCGATCATCTACCGTGGAGTGCACCGTCTCAACAGGGACGAACAGGGTCGGGTGAAATGCGTCGCGTGTTTTCTCTGCGCGACTGCCTGTCCCGCCCATTGCATCGACATTGTGGCCGCGCCCAGCCCCTGGCCGGATCGCGAAAAATATCCCGTCGTTTTCAACATCGATATGCTTCGGTGCATATTCTGCGGGATGTGTGAAGAGGCGTGTCCCGTGGATGCCATCGAACTGACAAGTTTGTACGATCTGTCCGGCAAGAGCCGGGAAGAGATGATCTTCGACAAGGAAAAGCTTCTCAGCGTGTATGATCAAACCAAAGACCTTGAGCCTCCCCGTTGGATGCGGGAGCAGGACGTGGTCGAAGACCAGAAGACTGACTCGGCTTCCGGAGAAACCTGA
- the nuoL gene encoding NADH-quinone oxidoreductase subunit L, with translation MSFLIVLVAGMPLVAALVTAVLGPRVLRESSHVPTVTATAISFVGSLALLGMLLRSAPAVHGSHSGEHVPTFERVFELWSWADISPSGASVERPVPHGTWDFARFHIPVALRVDSLTVFMLVTVTFISLLVAIYSIGYMHEDPGYWRFYTYISLFVFSMIMLVSVSNFVLLYVFWEAVGLCSYLLIGFWYRKPEAAAAGKKAFLVNRVGDFGFALGIFLLWSMYGTLNFHDTIDPQTQEVFSAGILGTARLLHPEKGLIHGGLATVACLLLFAGACGKSAQFPLHVWLPDAMEGPTPVSALIHAATMVTAGVYMVARCMPLFQVAPHVLEIVGGVATFTALMAAIIALTQTDLKRILAYSTISQLGYMFLGLSVGGLVGAAAAMFHLFTHAFFKALLFLGAGSVMHATGGVIDLNQIGGLRRRLPWTHVTFLIGSLALAGIFPLAGFFSKDEILVALAGRAHHSGYYQLLLVVAMATAFLTAVYTFRAYFRTFFGEERVPAESAGHVHESPPVMLIPLGILAAASVIAGALVGPTRWVEHFLSGTVSLDAAARLAGHGTATHAGTIPWISLLLAALGVVVAAGVVFGPSALVDGIVALFRAIGLYTLSYRKFFFDEIYQWVVVRPLAGLAGVAAWIDRFVIDWLVDVVGLIPRFLGAMLRGVQNGLVPWYALGMVLGMLVLLAALVL, from the coding sequence ATGAGCTTTTTGATTGTCCTCGTTGCAGGAATGCCGCTGGTGGCCGCCCTCGTGACGGCTGTGCTGGGACCGCGCGTTTTGCGAGAAAGCAGTCATGTCCCCACCGTAACGGCCACGGCGATTTCGTTCGTAGGCTCACTGGCGCTTCTGGGGATGCTGTTACGATCGGCCCCGGCCGTCCACGGCAGTCATTCTGGCGAGCACGTGCCGACGTTTGAGCGAGTCTTCGAGCTGTGGAGTTGGGCGGACATCAGTCCCAGTGGCGCATCCGTCGAGCGACCTGTTCCCCATGGCACGTGGGATTTCGCGAGATTTCATATTCCGGTGGCGCTGCGGGTGGATTCGCTCACGGTCTTCATGCTCGTGACCGTGACGTTCATTTCGCTGCTGGTGGCGATTTATTCCATCGGATACATGCACGAGGACCCTGGCTACTGGCGCTTTTATACGTACATCAGCCTGTTTGTCTTTTCCATGATCATGCTCGTTTCCGTGAGCAATTTTGTCCTTCTTTATGTTTTTTGGGAGGCGGTGGGCCTGTGCAGCTATCTGCTCATCGGATTCTGGTACAGAAAGCCGGAGGCAGCCGCGGCAGGCAAAAAAGCTTTTTTGGTGAACCGTGTGGGGGATTTCGGCTTTGCCCTGGGGATCTTCCTGCTGTGGTCGATGTATGGGACGCTCAACTTCCACGACACGATCGATCCGCAGACGCAGGAGGTGTTTTCCGCGGGGATCCTGGGGACTGCCCGACTTCTCCACCCGGAAAAGGGGCTCATTCACGGGGGACTGGCGACCGTCGCCTGTCTGCTCCTGTTTGCGGGGGCGTGTGGAAAGAGTGCCCAGTTTCCGCTTCATGTGTGGTTGCCCGACGCGATGGAAGGCCCCACGCCGGTGAGCGCTCTTATTCACGCGGCCACGATGGTGACGGCGGGCGTTTACATGGTTGCCCGGTGCATGCCGCTGTTCCAGGTCGCCCCACATGTTCTGGAGATTGTCGGTGGAGTGGCTACGTTTACGGCTCTCATGGCAGCCATCATAGCGCTCACGCAAACCGATCTGAAGCGGATTCTGGCGTACTCCACGATCAGCCAGCTCGGTTACATGTTTTTGGGGCTCTCCGTGGGCGGGCTGGTGGGAGCGGCAGCCGCCATGTTCCACCTCTTCACGCACGCTTTCTTCAAGGCCCTGCTCTTCCTTGGAGCAGGAAGTGTGATGCATGCAACAGGAGGTGTCATCGACCTGAATCAAATTGGCGGGCTGCGGCGCCGGTTGCCGTGGACGCACGTTACCTTCCTGATTGGCAGTCTGGCCCTGGCGGGGATTTTTCCCCTGGCGGGATTCTTCAGCAAGGATGAGATTCTGGTCGCTCTCGCCGGACGGGCCCATCACAGTGGCTACTATCAGCTGCTGCTGGTCGTGGCAATGGCGACCGCGTTTCTCACCGCGGTGTACACGTTCCGAGCGTATTTCCGCACATTCTTTGGCGAGGAACGCGTCCCCGCGGAGAGCGCCGGCCATGTTCACGAATCCCCACCGGTGATGCTGATTCCGCTGGGCATTCTGGCCGCGGCTTCGGTCATTGCCGGAGCGTTGGTGGGACCAACGCGGTGGGTTGAGCATTTCCTCAGCGGGACGGTAAGTCTGGATGCAGCCGCGCGGCTGGCCGGGCATGGCACGGCAACTCACGCGGGAACCATCCCCTGGATCAGCCTGCTGCTGGCGGCGCTCGGTGTGGTCGTGGCGGCCGGCGTGGTTTTCGGGCCCAGTGCCTTGGTCGATGGGATTGTCGCCCTTTTCCGAGCCATTGGCCTGTACACGCTTTCTTACCGAAAATTCTTCTTTGACGAGATTTATCAGTGGGTCGTGGTCCGACCTTTGGCCGGACTGGCGGGTGTGGCTGCCTGGATTGACCGGTTTGTGATTGACTGGCTGGTGGACGTTGTGGGCCTTATTCCTCGCTTTCTGGGAGCCATGTTACGTGGTGTCCAGAACGGGTTGGTCCCGTGGTATGCCCTGGGAATGGTCCTCGGCATGCTTGTGCTGCTGGCGGCGCTTGTGCTGTAA
- a CDS encoding NADH-quinone oxidoreductase subunit N: MMTDWLPEIVLTIVAVLCLVLAPFQVRRSWFYALSLVGMVAGVTLFYLQQGFLVSSKDMLAVFGRGLAFSVGLILVLTASSTGQEGEHEGERLGSLLLGIVGLALVARAEDLVLLFVGLELISVASYILLYVDKEGPNYREAATKYFYLSVLSSAVFLYGLSFVYGLAGTLSLKGLMQAGAQGVFAGVIGAIPVVLVLTGIGFKIAAVPFHFYAPDVYQGTSHRNAALLSALPKAAGMLVLVRLLLEGMFGGPDRAWQVVLALSVLTMTLGNVLALWQTNLRRLLAYSSIAHAGYMLIGLTVAMTYATPQGHLWDGAAALLFYLIVYLLATLGAFAVLGMLRLGDQPVETLDDLRGLAYAPHMDLRLLAWSLAIFMLSLAGIPPLAGFWGKLAVFFSALDVGGVPGGGPARSRLVFLAVVGAVNAAIAAAYYLRVVGAMFFVTARGETAGQERQAVQLRQGAMPAMLAVALCLIMTVLIGIAPGRWIDHARRASPTLRGPQRSMKLATMEGKLLEMSGPAALPLSPVSQDVSE, translated from the coding sequence ATGATGACTGACTGGCTACCTGAAATCGTGCTCACGATTGTGGCCGTTTTGTGCCTGGTTCTTGCGCCTTTCCAGGTGCGGCGGAGTTGGTTCTACGCGCTGTCCCTCGTCGGGATGGTGGCCGGTGTCACGCTGTTTTATCTCCAGCAGGGATTTCTCGTTTCCAGCAAAGACATGCTGGCTGTGTTCGGCCGAGGGCTGGCCTTTTCCGTGGGGCTGATCCTCGTGCTGACGGCCAGTTCTACCGGACAGGAAGGCGAACACGAAGGCGAGCGATTGGGGAGTCTGCTCCTGGGGATTGTCGGTCTGGCGCTGGTTGCTCGGGCGGAAGATCTGGTACTTCTGTTTGTCGGATTGGAGCTCATCTCCGTCGCCTCGTACATCCTTCTCTATGTCGATAAGGAAGGGCCCAATTATCGGGAGGCGGCTACCAAGTACTTTTACCTCAGCGTGCTTTCCTCGGCCGTGTTCCTGTATGGGCTGAGCTTTGTGTACGGCCTGGCCGGCACGCTATCGCTGAAGGGGCTGATGCAGGCGGGGGCGCAGGGCGTGTTTGCAGGTGTGATCGGGGCCATTCCGGTAGTGCTGGTCCTGACGGGAATTGGCTTCAAGATCGCCGCCGTACCGTTTCACTTCTATGCTCCCGATGTGTATCAGGGGACTTCTCACCGCAATGCAGCCTTGCTGTCGGCCCTCCCCAAGGCGGCGGGCATGCTGGTGCTGGTGCGGCTGCTGCTGGAGGGAATGTTCGGAGGACCGGACCGCGCATGGCAGGTGGTCCTGGCGCTTTCCGTGCTCACCATGACGCTGGGAAACGTCCTCGCCCTGTGGCAGACGAATCTGCGGCGACTTCTCGCCTACTCTTCAATTGCCCATGCAGGATACATGCTCATCGGTCTCACCGTGGCGATGACGTACGCCACTCCCCAGGGACATCTGTGGGATGGGGCAGCAGCGTTGCTTTTCTATCTTATCGTGTATCTTCTGGCGACACTGGGCGCATTCGCCGTGCTCGGCATGCTGCGACTTGGCGATCAGCCAGTCGAAACCCTTGATGACCTCCGCGGGCTGGCTTATGCACCTCACATGGATTTGCGATTGCTGGCCTGGTCGCTGGCGATCTTCATGCTGAGCCTGGCGGGGATTCCACCGTTGGCTGGTTTTTGGGGGAAACTCGCCGTGTTCTTCAGCGCGCTGGATGTGGGGGGAGTTCCCGGTGGTGGGCCCGCGAGGTCACGCCTCGTCTTCCTCGCCGTGGTGGGGGCCGTCAATGCGGCCATCGCCGCCGCGTATTATCTCCGGGTTGTGGGAGCAATGTTCTTTGTCACGGCTCGTGGTGAGACGGCGGGCCAGGAAAGGCAGGCGGTCCAACTTCGGCAGGGTGCCATGCCGGCCATGCTCGCCGTTGCCCTGTGTTTGATTATGACGGTCCTCATCGGCATTGCCCCAGGGAGGTGGATCGATCATGCCCGACGGGCCAGCCCCACGCTCCGCGGACCACAGCGATCCATGAAGCTCGCCACCATGGAAGGGAAGCTTTTGGAAATGAGCGGTCCTGCGGCATTACCTCTGTCGCCCGTGTCGCAGGACGTGTCCGAATGA
- a CDS encoding complex I subunit 1/NuoH family protein, whose product MVGLIIETCVKIALALGVLMTAAAYLVLVERWIAAWVQDRIGPNRVGIPLTNIRLFGLGQPIADGVKLIFKEEYVPGHVDRVVYNLGPILTFVAAVAVYAVVPLGQVDLGIPGWRPIDLTIVPQFDAALVYLFAANGAAVYGVIAGGWASRNKYSLFGALRAAAQLIAYEIPLSLTLLVVALHAGSLRLDQMVLQQAQTGIWNIVLHPLTFLVFFVAVTAEAARLPFDLPETEQELVGGFHTEYSGMRLMTYLVSEFLHMVTAAVLIVLLFLGGWHFWGLTGTEPVAGIGGALLRIIVFTVKVLVVIWFFMMMRWSWPRFRFDQLMRLAWKVLIPWGMVPLVILVWWYSGGEEALGLEGGRALAVLAAINWAALIAVWMVTARLSPPSYDNRPRQDLVRLARQSEQAIPAGVRPTAKDWQPSFDNEE is encoded by the coding sequence ATGGTCGGATTGATCATCGAAACATGCGTCAAAATTGCCCTCGCACTGGGGGTTTTGATGACCGCGGCGGCCTACCTGGTCCTTGTCGAGCGGTGGATTGCCGCGTGGGTTCAGGACCGGATTGGGCCGAACCGCGTGGGGATTCCTCTCACCAATATTCGCCTGTTTGGCCTGGGACAGCCGATTGCTGATGGTGTCAAATTGATCTTCAAGGAAGAATATGTCCCCGGGCATGTGGACCGAGTGGTTTACAACCTGGGGCCGATTCTCACCTTTGTGGCGGCGGTGGCGGTCTATGCCGTGGTGCCCTTGGGCCAGGTGGATCTGGGCATTCCGGGATGGCGGCCCATTGACCTGACGATTGTCCCCCAATTTGATGCGGCGCTGGTGTACCTCTTTGCGGCCAACGGCGCGGCCGTTTATGGTGTGATCGCAGGGGGCTGGGCCAGCCGAAACAAGTACAGCCTGTTCGGAGCACTCCGTGCCGCGGCTCAACTTATCGCTTATGAGATCCCACTTAGTCTGACGCTTCTGGTCGTTGCGCTCCACGCGGGCAGTCTTCGGCTTGACCAGATGGTGCTCCAGCAGGCCCAAACGGGAATATGGAATATCGTCCTGCATCCGCTGACGTTCCTGGTGTTTTTCGTGGCTGTGACGGCGGAGGCGGCCCGGCTTCCCTTTGACCTCCCCGAAACCGAGCAGGAGCTCGTCGGTGGATTCCATACTGAATACAGCGGCATGCGTCTGATGACGTATCTGGTTTCGGAATTCCTCCACATGGTGACGGCCGCGGTGCTCATTGTCCTGTTGTTTTTGGGTGGATGGCATTTCTGGGGTCTGACGGGCACGGAGCCCGTGGCCGGGATCGGTGGGGCCCTGCTTCGCATTATCGTCTTCACGGTGAAGGTCCTCGTGGTGATCTGGTTTTTCATGATGATGCGCTGGAGCTGGCCGCGGTTCCGGTTCGATCAGCTCATGCGGCTGGCGTGGAAGGTTCTCATTCCGTGGGGAATGGTGCCGCTGGTGATCCTGGTGTGGTGGTATTCGGGTGGCGAGGAAGCGCTGGGACTGGAAGGTGGTCGGGCCCTTGCCGTATTGGCGGCCATCAATTGGGCGGCCCTCATTGCGGTATGGATGGTGACGGCCCGGCTCAGCCCCCCCTCGTATGACAACCGGCCGCGGCAAGACCTGGTGAGATTGGCAAGGCAGTCGGAACAGGCCATCCCGGCTGGAGTTCGCCCCACGGCAAAAGACTGGCAGCCGAGCTTCGACAATGAAGAGTGA
- a CDS encoding polyprenol monophosphomannose synthase, whose amino-acid sequence MVDQGECLIVIATYNERETLPPLLEAIFTTVPTVDVLVVDDNSPDGTGEWCEEYSRGDPRLRCLHRPGKQGLGSAIIAGLREGIAQGYRYVLTMDADFSHPPERLPDLLAAMEPANGPKVDVAIGSRYVPGGRIEGWPLRRHLMSRAINWFARLMLGLPVRDCSGNFRCYRAATLARLDFSEFCSSGYAFFEEILYRMRKIGAVFCEVPITFVDRREGASKITWREGLQAVAVIVKLALSERCGRGKPRKKSNQFSVRESADP is encoded by the coding sequence ATGGTGGATCAGGGCGAGTGCCTTATCGTCATCGCGACCTATAACGAGCGGGAAACTCTGCCCCCGCTTTTGGAGGCCATTTTCACCACCGTGCCAACCGTGGATGTGCTTGTGGTGGACGATAATTCACCCGATGGCACAGGCGAGTGGTGCGAGGAATATTCCCGCGGGGATCCGCGTTTGCGGTGTCTTCATCGACCCGGGAAGCAGGGTCTCGGTTCGGCGATCATCGCGGGCCTTCGCGAAGGTATTGCCCAGGGGTATCGCTACGTGCTCACCATGGATGCCGATTTCAGCCATCCGCCGGAGAGGCTCCCCGATCTGCTCGCCGCCATGGAACCGGCCAATGGGCCAAAGGTGGATGTGGCGATCGGTTCCCGTTATGTCCCTGGCGGCCGGATTGAAGGCTGGCCCCTGCGACGGCATCTGATGAGTCGCGCGATCAACTGGTTTGCGCGACTGATGCTCGGCTTGCCCGTCCGGGATTGCAGTGGCAACTTCCGGTGCTACCGAGCGGCGACACTCGCCCGATTGGACTTCAGTGAGTTCTGTTCGTCGGGCTATGCATTTTTTGAGGAAATCCTTTACCGCATGCGGAAGATTGGGGCCGTCTTCTGTGAAGTGCCCATCACGTTTGTGGACCGGCGGGAGGGAGCCTCCAAGATCACCTGGCGGGAAGGGCTTCAAGCGGTGGCGGTCATTGTGAAACTGGCCCTTTCCGAACGCTGTGGGCGCGGAAAACCGCGGAAAAAGAGCAACCAATTTTCCGTCAGAGAGTCCGCCGATCCGTGA
- a CDS encoding NADH-quinone oxidoreductase subunit J, with translation MVSGTTILVAGMLLTLAGLFWALPWGTARRRAPGWVLVASGLVMMASLIPSFGGFLARGVLWGMTLVTLGSAVAMITSLRPLYSALWFGMTVLGTAGLILYHGAEFVSMALIVVYVGAILVVFLFLIMLDEPRGQAGFNRRSWEPFMASLAGVVLIGLVTGSALEALRPQDAQNEAAPPALMSGEKHASGLVPTATVELGQELFGSFALAVEALGLLLMLALMGATVIIARPLEPLIDLRSWEAPGMPSLVEWLP, from the coding sequence ATGGTTTCGGGTACGACCATTCTCGTAGCGGGGATGTTGTTGACCCTGGCTGGGCTGTTCTGGGCCCTGCCCTGGGGGACGGCTCGCCGTCGAGCCCCGGGCTGGGTCCTGGTGGCTTCAGGACTGGTGATGATGGCCAGCCTGATTCCCTCGTTTGGGGGTTTTCTTGCCCGAGGCGTTCTCTGGGGAATGACGCTGGTGACGCTGGGGTCGGCGGTGGCCATGATCACCTCGCTGCGCCCGCTCTACAGTGCCCTGTGGTTCGGGATGACAGTCCTGGGTACCGCGGGACTGATTTTGTATCACGGGGCAGAATTTGTCTCGATGGCCCTTATTGTGGTCTATGTTGGGGCCATTCTGGTGGTCTTCCTCTTTTTGATCATGCTCGATGAACCTCGCGGTCAGGCGGGATTCAATCGCCGGAGTTGGGAACCTTTTATGGCGTCGCTGGCCGGGGTGGTGCTGATCGGCCTGGTGACTGGGAGTGCGTTGGAGGCCTTGCGGCCGCAGGACGCGCAAAACGAGGCCGCTCCGCCGGCTCTCATGAGCGGTGAGAAACATGCGTCGGGTTTGGTGCCGACGGCGACGGTCGAGCTGGGCCAGGAACTTTTTGGGTCGTTTGCCCTCGCTGTGGAAGCGTTAGGACTCCTGCTGATGCTGGCACTTATGGGGGCCACTGTGATCATTGCCCGGCCATTGGAACCTTTGATCGATCTCAGAAGCTGGGAGGCACCGGGTATGCCCAGCCTGGTGGAATGGCTGCCGTGA
- a CDS encoding complex I subunit 4 family protein, with translation MGTLLAITVFLPLVGVLLAGQTRESARLVALTVVLVNCLLSGYLVFSYPAGAPSFAVLEVPWWHRSEATLGVRFAVGLDGLSVWLYGLTSLLMITCVLVSWEAVKDSAPAFYRLLLLLYTGMLGVFVARDVLLFYLFFEATLIPLFFLIGIWGHEERRYAAMKFFLFTLAGSVLTFLGLLALVIWNAYASGSGVVTFSIPELTQRLAELRERGQLPLAFQLWVFWALFAGFAVKVPLVPLHTWLPLAHVEAPTAGSVLLAGILLKVGGYGFLRFVLPMVPDATAQVAPWILGLSAIGIIYGALTAFAQRDIKRLIAYSSVSHLGFCMLGVFTLNALGLHGGLLQMINHGLATGGLFAVVGMIYERYHTRKIESFGGLALKLPVLAFFMFVLTFSSIGLPGLNGFAGEFLVLVGMFQRACHVGGWEWAFAVAGTLGVVLGAWYMLTLVGRVFFGALREPPSESVAARDGATAEQSEPREEWHTYSVSAGQHGVRDLSLREVLALAPLVVFIVWIGIQPQFFLSRMTPALKSVQKSLAAPAPAQIADGAVIPGPRQLLGGDVLTGQVTPIAGSEEQLADAVYTEHVTFNRATNHDD, from the coding sequence ATGGGCACGTTACTGGCAATTACCGTTTTTCTTCCGCTGGTGGGCGTTCTCCTCGCCGGTCAAACGCGGGAGTCGGCTCGACTGGTGGCCCTGACGGTCGTGCTCGTGAACTGCTTGCTCAGCGGATATCTCGTGTTTTCCTATCCGGCGGGCGCGCCGAGTTTTGCCGTGCTGGAGGTGCCCTGGTGGCATCGGTCGGAGGCCACGCTCGGGGTACGCTTTGCCGTGGGGCTGGACGGGCTGAGCGTGTGGCTGTACGGTCTCACCTCGCTTCTCATGATCACCTGTGTTTTGGTGAGCTGGGAAGCGGTGAAAGACAGCGCTCCCGCGTTTTATCGCCTTCTGCTTCTGCTTTATACGGGCATGTTGGGAGTCTTTGTGGCCCGCGATGTGCTCCTCTTTTATCTGTTTTTTGAAGCGACACTGATTCCCCTTTTTTTCCTGATCGGGATTTGGGGGCACGAGGAGCGGCGTTATGCCGCGATGAAGTTCTTCCTTTTCACGCTTGCCGGCAGTGTGCTGACGTTTTTGGGTTTGCTGGCCCTGGTGATCTGGAATGCCTACGCGAGCGGTTCGGGAGTGGTGACGTTCTCCATTCCCGAACTGACGCAACGGCTGGCGGAACTGCGTGAACGGGGGCAACTACCGCTGGCTTTCCAGCTTTGGGTGTTCTGGGCGCTGTTCGCGGGATTCGCCGTGAAAGTACCGCTGGTACCGCTTCACACGTGGTTGCCGCTGGCGCACGTGGAAGCCCCCACCGCGGGAAGCGTGCTCCTGGCCGGCATTCTCCTGAAAGTTGGTGGGTATGGATTCCTCCGTTTTGTCCTCCCGATGGTGCCCGATGCGACAGCGCAGGTAGCCCCCTGGATTCTTGGCCTTTCCGCGATCGGGATCATTTACGGGGCCCTGACGGCCTTTGCCCAGCGGGACATCAAACGCCTGATCGCCTATTCCAGCGTGAGCCATCTCGGGTTCTGTATGCTGGGAGTTTTCACGCTCAATGCCCTCGGGCTGCACGGAGGGCTTTTGCAGATGATCAACCATGGACTGGCCACCGGTGGGCTTTTTGCCGTGGTGGGGATGATCTATGAACGATATCACACACGGAAGATCGAATCTTTTGGCGGCCTTGCCCTGAAGCTCCCCGTCCTGGCGTTTTTCATGTTCGTGCTCACGTTTTCCAGTATCGGCCTGCCCGGTCTGAACGGGTTTGCCGGAGAATTTCTGGTTTTAGTGGGGATGTTCCAGCGGGCGTGCCACGTCGGAGGGTGGGAATGGGCCTTCGCTGTGGCGGGCACTTTGGGGGTGGTGCTCGGCGCGTGGTATATGTTGACGCTGGTGGGACGTGTGTTCTTCGGGGCACTTCGCGAGCCCCCCTCGGAGAGTGTGGCTGCCCGCGATGGCGCGACGGCTGAACAGTCGGAGCCCCGCGAGGAATGGCACACCTATTCCGTCTCGGCAGGGCAGCACGGTGTCCGGGATTTATCCCTGCGGGAAGTGCTGGCTCTTGCGCCGCTGGTTGTATTCATTGTCTGGATCGGCATTCAGCCGCAGTTTTTCCTGAGTCGGATGACCCCCGCCTTGAAGTCGGTCCAGAAGTCCCTTGCGGCACCCGCGCCTGCCCAGATCGCGGACGGAGCGGTTATTCCTGGACCACGCCAATTGCTTGGTGGGGACGTGCTGACCGGCCAAGTGACGCCGATTGCTGGAAGTGAAGAGCAACTCGCTGACGCCGTGTACACAGAACACGTGACATTTAATCGCGCGACCAACCATGATGACTGA
- a CDS encoding DUF6677 family protein — MGERARTLTQAPAVQRSPGFLDEEGRWVTLKDPWIAAFLAWLLPGLGHWYQGRQAKAILFFVCIMGLFIYGCYLGGNRELGYARVVYASFRPGDMRLYYLCQIGVGLPAMPALIQAARVRQNKPPLWNNFMAPPRLGTDDGNPPTLSRICYELHAYFDLGSLYTAIAGLLNILVIFDAFGGPLFPEPSARKDQEAAQDSPSAAAPANAGEMANSK, encoded by the coding sequence ATGGGCGAACGAGCGCGCACCCTGACGCAAGCCCCCGCCGTGCAGCGTAGTCCTGGCTTTCTGGACGAAGAAGGCCGGTGGGTGACTTTGAAGGATCCCTGGATCGCAGCGTTTCTGGCGTGGTTGCTGCCAGGACTTGGCCACTGGTATCAGGGCCGCCAGGCCAAAGCCATCCTGTTTTTCGTGTGCATCATGGGCCTGTTCATCTATGGCTGCTATCTGGGGGGGAACCGCGAGCTCGGATATGCGCGAGTGGTGTACGCGTCGTTTCGGCCGGGAGACATGCGGCTATACTACCTCTGCCAGATCGGTGTGGGACTGCCGGCCATGCCGGCCCTGATCCAGGCTGCCCGGGTACGTCAGAACAAGCCGCCCTTATGGAATAACTTCATGGCACCTCCCCGACTGGGAACGGATGACGGTAATCCGCCCACGCTGTCGCGGATCTGTTACGAGTTGCACGCCTACTTCGATCTGGGAAGCCTGTACACGGCAATCGCCGGATTGCTCAATATTTTGGTGATATTCGATGCATTTGGCGGGCCGCTGTTCCCGGAACCTTCCGCCCGCAAAGACCAGGAGGCCGCCCAGGACTCTCCCAGCGCCGCGGCCCCTGCCAATGCCGGAGAAATGGCCAATTCGAAGTGA
- the nuoK gene encoding NADH-quinone oxidoreductase subunit NuoK, whose amino-acid sequence MSENALLIQQLWVGACLFGLGLVGFLSRRNLILMFLSVELMLQGVSLSFVSWGRFHGQLQGQVFALFVMAVAAAEAAVALALVLNLVRARYGLDVLRVQHLREEGVGEIPREAEEEEIPSPPPPSWPKLPRVGRAPVIPEEVLEYRPSV is encoded by the coding sequence ATGTCTGAGAATGCCCTTTTAATTCAACAATTGTGGGTTGGTGCCTGCCTGTTTGGGTTGGGACTGGTGGGGTTCCTCAGCCGCCGGAACCTCATCCTCATGTTTCTGTCCGTGGAGCTTATGCTCCAAGGCGTGTCGCTCAGTTTTGTTAGTTGGGGCCGTTTCCACGGACAACTTCAGGGGCAGGTTTTCGCCCTGTTTGTGATGGCGGTGGCTGCGGCTGAGGCGGCCGTGGCACTGGCCCTGGTTCTCAATCTCGTCCGTGCTCGATATGGCCTGGACGTGTTGAGGGTCCAGCACCTGAGGGAGGAGGGCGTGGGCGAAATTCCCCGTGAAGCAGAAGAGGAGGAAATACCGTCCCCGCCACCGCCCAGTTGGCCCAAGTTGCCGCGGGTCGGACGCGCTCCTGTGATCCCGGAAGAAGTCCTCGAATATCGACCGAGTGTCTGA